A single bacterium DNA region contains:
- a CDS encoding methyltransferase domain-containing protein → MDKPFWERSYKNTEASTFGSPSLEIYEISNSLPKASRILDAGCGDGRNALFLAEKGFSVDAFDISASGIEKLTLLAKQKGIEINAWVQDLAEYDFKDHYDLIISHGVLHLVTRDTWTGFVRGMKSHTRINGVNVIVVFTDALPIPADLAQHCIGLFAEKEIKNIYSDWAVEYFKSYDFYDTHPGGLKHHHAANKLIARKR, encoded by the coding sequence ATGGACAAGCCTTTTTGGGAAAGATCCTATAAAAACACTGAGGCCTCGACCTTTGGGAGCCCCAGCCTTGAGATCTATGAGATCTCAAACTCGCTGCCCAAGGCATCAAGGATCCTTGATGCCGGGTGCGGGGACGGAAGAAATGCCCTGTTCCTGGCGGAAAAAGGATTTTCCGTGGATGCCTTTGACATTTCCGCCAGCGGCATAGAGAAACTGACCCTGCTCGCCAAACAGAAGGGGATTGAGATCAATGCCTGGGTTCAGGATCTGGCCGAATATGATTTTAAGGATCACTACGATCTGATAATTTCCCACGGCGTTCTGCACTTGGTTACAAGGGACACCTGGACCGGGTTTGTCCGGGGCATGAAATCGCATACCCGGATCAATGGCGTTAACGTTATCGTGGTGTTCACCGACGCTTTGCCCATTCCCGCGGATTTAGCGCAGCATTGCATAGGCTTATTCGCTGAAAAAGAGATCAAGAACATTTATTCCGACTGGGCGGTCGAGTATTTCAAGTCTTACGATTTTTACGACACTCACCCCGGCGGGCTAAAGCACCACCATGCAGCCAACAAACTGATCGCCCGGAAGAGGTAA